A single window of Nicotiana sylvestris chromosome 5, ASM39365v2, whole genome shotgun sequence DNA harbors:
- the LOC138868285 gene encoding uncharacterized protein: protein MKAQALVDHLAENSVDDDYEPLKTYFPNKEVMHIDELEQVEKPGWKLFFDGAANMKGVGIGPILISKTGQHYPITTQLCFYCTNNMAEYEACILGLRLAVDMGVQEVLVLGDSDLLVHQIQGEWEKWDFKLIPYRQCLHDLCQWFQSIEFKHIPRIHNEVADALATLVSMLHHPDKVHVDPLQIQVHNQHAYYNMVEEELDGKPWFHDIK, encoded by the coding sequence atgaaagcacaggccttggtgGACCATCTGGCCGAGAATTCGGTTGATGacgattatgaacctttgaaaacttatttccctaatAAAGAGGttatgcacattgatgagttggagcaagttgagaagccgggatggaaacttttctttgatggggctgcaaacatgaagggcgtggggataggaccgatacttatttctaaaacagggcaacactaccctaTTACGACTCAGCTttgtttttactgtaccaacaatatggctgagtacgaggcgtgcattctgggtttgaggttagctgtggatatgggtgtccaggaagtcttggtcttgggcgactcggaccttctggtgcaccaaattcagggagaatgggaaaaaTGGGATtttaaactcataccgtacagacaatgtttgcatgacctTTGCCAATGGtttcagtcgatagaattcaagcatatcccgaggatccataatgaagttgcagacgctttggctactttggtgTCGAtgctacatcatccagataaggttCATGTGGACCCTCTACAGATTCAGGTCCATAAccagcatgcttactataatatggtagaagaagaacttgatgggaagccatggttccatgatatcaaataA